The genome window ATGGACTGAAATAAATCCCAATGTTGAACCAATCGGATTTAATGAAAGACCAAACGAAACATTCGAAGTCACAGTTCACCAGATTGTGAAGGATTTACAAGGAAATCTGTTGTTCGACGGAATGGTAAAACACATTTATGTTATAGAAGACAATTTATTGCGAAGAATGGATATTGAACTTGAATAGACAATCAAAAATTAAAATCACAATTGACAACAACTTATTCCTACATTAAAACTAAGTCAAAATACTTTATGAAAAATTTTAAATTTAACATTATATTATTTTTGATTTTAAGCAGTTTACCTATTTATTCACAAGAAAAGACCGCCGACTGCCTGGAAATTTATGGAGAATGGAAAACGTATTATATACAGCAGCCTTTTGGAATTGATCCTGGAAACAAATCTGAGACATGGATTTTTAATGACGATAAGACACTTTCAATAGATGGTAAAATGACTAAATATAGTTTAGAGGAGGATTGTTCAAAATTAATTATCGAAAACGATTCAAAATCATTTTCTATAGAAATAATTAAAGACACTTTGTTTATGACTAAAAGAACTTTAACACACGAATCATATAATCTTCGATTAAAAAAAATAAAGCATTAAAAAAAATCCCCACTCTAAAACCAAATGTAGAATGGGGATTTTATATTTTAAACCTTTTAAAAAATAGTTTAAGAAAACATATCTTTTACTTTTTCAAAAAATGATTTGTCTGATTTTTCAGGATTTGGAGTAAAGTTATCATCCGTCAACGCTTTTTCAAAGAATTGTTTTTGTTCTTTGTTTAACGTTTTTGGAGTCCAGACATTTACATGAACCAGTAAATCTCCGCTGCCGTAACCGTTGATACTTGGAATACCTTTCCCTTTTAATCTTAGAATTTTACCCGATTGAATTCCTTCTTCCAGTTTGATTCTTACTTTACCGTTTACAGCATCAATATCTTTGGAAATTCCAAGAACCGCTTCGGCAAAACTGATGTATAAATCGTAATGAAGATTTTCGCCTTCACGTTTCAAGAATTCATGTTCAATTTCTTCGATAACAACGATCAAATCTCCTGCAACACTATTACCCGGAGCGTCGTTACCTTTACCAGAAACTTTTAACTGCATTCCATCTACAACACCAGCTGGAATTTTGATAGAAACAGTTTCATCTTCAGCAACCATTCCTTGAGCATCAGCATTATTTGGTTTTTTATCCAAAATCTGACCAGATCCACCGCATGTCGGACAAGTTGAAGCCGATTGCATTCTGCCCAAAATAGTATTAGTCACACGCATTACCTGACCTTGACCATTACAGGTAGAACAAGTTTTATAGGTTACTCCTGGTGCCTGAACTTTACGCTTAACTTTTACTTTTTTCTCAACACCATTAGCGATCTCTTCAATAGTCAGTTTTACTTTGATACGTAAATTGCTTCCTTTGACACGACGGGAACCCCCGCCTCCGCCTCCGCCAAATCCGCCGAAGCCACCACCGAAAATATCACCAAACTGACTGAATATATCATCCATGTTCATACCGCCGTGACC of Flavobacterium marginilacus contains these proteins:
- a CDS encoding nuclear transport factor 2 family protein; this encodes MNNKTNLFQSLIKKAYSAFNSRDIDTALSTFHLDVQWPKAFEGGYVTGHDAIREYWTRQWTEINPNVEPIGFNERPNETFEVTVHQIVKDLQGNLLFDGMVKHIYVIEDNLLRRMDIELE
- the dnaJ gene encoding molecular chaperone DnaJ, which gives rise to MKKDFYEILGISKGADAAEIKKAYRKSALKYHPDKNPGDKEAEEKFKLAAEAYEVLSDPAKKAKYDQYGHQAFDGSGGFGGGGHGGMNMDDIFSQFGDIFGGGFGGFGGGGGGGSRRVKGSNLRIKVKLTIEEIANGVEKKVKVKRKVQAPGVTYKTCSTCNGQGQVMRVTNTILGRMQSASTCPTCGGSGQILDKKPNNADAQGMVAEDETVSIKIPAGVVDGMQLKVSGKGNDAPGNSVAGDLIVVIEEIEHEFLKREGENLHYDLYISFAEAVLGISKDIDAVNGKVRIKLEEGIQSGKILRLKGKGIPSINGYGSGDLLVHVNVWTPKTLNKEQKQFFEKALTDDNFTPNPEKSDKSFFEKVKDMFS